In Rhizoctonia solani chromosome 7, complete sequence, one DNA window encodes the following:
- a CDS encoding cytochrome P450 family protein, with translation MSRRYLERMSGRIASAANDMARLWDAKIRVVGSAAFDADLDLQLATMDAIVNITMGSPLGCVETAYNALSAEVIQSNGIVHLPQFDLPPLHEALRAMMESIERASGSPFPMLSARLFTYTSPVWRKQYKLLNSFLSNAISCSREREAILGNKGEGLATDADCVLDMIIQREAREGAEAFGKGEMLDELMTYVFAGQDTTAASLGWLVKFLPQDPEIQLRLHNEVCNVFGPGTESDEFLDFNLLDDHIRVPILEAVVAETLRCAGVASLTGREHFKVTQDEIILDRVVPKGTQLMFTTSLMSTNQPEWGPDAKKWRPSRWLTPEGAFNRSAGTSIPFGLGQRSCFGQRLAVLQVKMFVATMSRAFFFKPVPSEVDVWNEIWKKHRRLSGPSMSRRYLERMSERIAAGANDLVGLWQAKYTLVGCSAFDPVLDFHLATMDGIVNVTLGHSIGCMKHAYDALPSSVQYSSSVVHFPPVDPPLLYKSGKFIVKEVERSLQSPFPALTTWLFTYTSLTWWKHYNFIASFFTTAIAQARERETELGEAKQGLSTNADSREGREGEEAFGKENLLDELIMYILAGQDSTAVSLSWLFKYLSTNANVQRQLHDEMCAVFGPSEESNNLDFDLLDNSERVPILESVVAETMRCAGVAAIIARDLLQDEVILGRHVPKGAQLMFTTKLMSQSETEWGPDAKAWRPNRWLNSDGTFNRLAGPSIPFGAGQRSCFGQRLAILQLKTYLAIISRAFFFKPVPPEVDDWGVVEVVTSRPRMCYVSLERWDSKNGS, from the exons ATGAGCAGGCGTTATCTCGAACGCATGTCTGGTCGTATTGCCTCGGCAGCCAATGACATGGCCAGGCTATGGGACGCCAAGATTagagttgttggctctgctGCATTTGACGCGGATTTAGATCTCCAGTTAGCTACGATG GACGCTATTG TGAACATTACCATGGGATCTCCGCTCGGCTGTGTCGAGACTGCCTACAACGCATTGTCGGCGGAAGTGATCCAGTCGAATGGTATAGTTCATCTTCCACAATTCGACCTTCCTCCACTACACGAGGCTCTGAGAGCGATGATGGAAAGCATCGAGAGGGCGAGCGGGTCTCCATTCCCTATGCTTTCAGCCAGGCTCTTTACTTACACGTCCCCCGTGTGGAGAAAGCAATACAAGCTATTGAACTCATTTCTCTCTAACGCTATTTCTTGCTCTCGAGAACGGGAAGCGATCTTAGGCAACAAGGGAGAAGGACTAGCAACCGATGCCGATTGTGTACTGGATATGATTATCCAGCGGGAAGCTCGTGAGGGAGCCGAAGCGTTCGGTAAGGGAGAAATGCTCGACGAATTGATGACATATGTGTT TGCCGGGCAGGACACGACAGCCGCTTCTTTGGGGTGGTTAGTCAAGTTTCTTCCCCAAGATCCTGAGATACAACTTCGACTTCACAATGAAGTATGCAATGTGTTTGGTCCGGGAACTGAATCAGACGAGTTCTTGGATTTCAACTTGTTGGATGACCATATACGAGTACCTATTCTGGAAGCTGTGGTAGCAGAGACTCTGAGGTGTGCTGGTGTAGCATCTCTTACGGGAAGAGAGC ATTTCAAAGTAACTCAGGACGAGATAATTTTGGATAGGGTGGTTCCAAAAG GAACACAGTTAATGTTCACCACTTCATTAATGAGCACTAACCAACCAGAATGGGGACCTGATGCTAAAAAATGGCGACCTAGTCGATGGTTAACACCAGAGGGTGCGTTCAATCGGTCCGCCGGAACAAGTATCCCATTCGGTTTGGGACAGAGGTCATGTTTCGGCCAGCGCCTTGCT GTTCTCCAGGTCAAAATGTTTGTGGCTACGATGTCGAGGGCATTCTTCTTTAAACCCGTTCCATCTGAAGTCGATGTATGGA ACGAAATCTGGAAGAAACATCGTCGTCTTTCGGGGCCTAGCATGAGTCGGCGTTATCTTGAGCGTATGTCCGAACGCATTGCTGCAGGGGCAAACGACCTGGTTGGACTTTGGCAAGCCAAGTACACGCTGGTCGGATGCAGTGCCTTTGATCCAGTTTTGGATTTCCACCTAGCTACAATG GATGGTATTG TCAACGTAACTTTAGGCCATTCGATTGGTTGTATGAAGCATGCATATGATGCTCTGCCTTCAAGCGTTCAATATTCAAGTAGCGTCGTCCACTTTCCACCTGTCGATCCGCCTCTCCTATACAAATCAGGCAAATTTATCGTGAAGGAGGTTGAAAGATCACTTCAATCGCCATTCCCGGCACTTACAACCTGGCTGTTTACATATACTTCCCTTACATGGTGGAAACACTACAATTTTATTGCCTCGTTCTTTACTACCGCTATAGCTCAGGCACGGGAACGGGAAACCGAACTGGGCGAGGCAAAACAGGGACTATCCACAAATGCTGACTCT CGCGAAGGACGCGAAGGAGAGGAGGCCTTTGGAAAAGAGAACCTACTTGATGAGCTCATAATGTACATCCT TGCTGGTCAGGACTCAACAGCTGTGTCACTGAGCTGGTTGTTTAAATACCTTTCAACAAATGCCAATGTCCAGCGCCAGCTCCACGACGAAATGTGTGCCGTATTTGGTCCTAGCGAAGAGTCGAATAATCTGGACTTCGATCTATTGGATAACTCTGAGCGCGTGCCCATCTTGGAATCTGTTGTGGCAGAGACTATGCGGTGCGCTGGTGTAGCGGCTATCATAGCTCGGGACC TTCTTCAGGACGAGGTTATCTTGGGGAGGCACGTTCCAAAAG GAGCACAACTGATGTTTACTACCAAATTAATGAGCCAAAGCGAGACCGAGTGGGGGCCAGATGCGAAAGCGTGGCGACCTAACCGATGGTTGAACTCTGATGGCACATTCAACCGATTGGCTGGGCCTAGCATCCCATTCGGTGCAGGGCAGAGGTCATGCTTTGGACAAAGGCTTGCG ATTCTTCAGCTAAAGACATACCTTGCCATTATATCCAGGGCTTTCTTCTTCAAGCCTGTACCGCCCGAAGTAGATGATTGGGGGGTTGTTGAGGTAGTTACCAGTCGGCCCAGAATGTGTTATGTCTCTTTGGAGAGATGGGATTCAAAGAATGGTTCTTAA
- a CDS encoding ubiquitin-like protein ATG12: MSNPLTDGHASIMAAEPPATAQLEALQHYGKRDVSKAFSPAPDDTVANLFKCFATDGHLIVNYRYTVTPQQPRPF; the protein is encoded by the exons ATGTCCAATCCTCTAACAGACGGACACGCTTCGATCATGGCTGCTGAACCACCAGCTACAGCACAGCTAGAGGCTCTGCAACACTACGGGAAGCGCGATGTCTCCAAAG CATTCTCACCGGCGCCTGATGATACTGTCGCAAATTTGTTCAAG TGTTTTGCCACCGATGGGCACTTGATTGTGAACTACAGGTATACTGTTACTCCTCAGCAGCCTAGACCGTTCTAA
- a CDS encoding cytochrome P450 family protein, whose product MIILALVLGLSASILGDLPEILRMIKSGKTLSEYYGTLVERHGPVIQMFIGWHMSLVVADRGEAERLMIKFKNVDFPPTVFRMFEPLIPLSIMGLPGKDTWKHHRRVMGPTMNRRFLTRMEPHVLEMARQLVNLWDRKHRIVGDRAFAADLDLGLASMNSLAIIGVGASLDPLDRIPASTTSSSTPMFDGIRNLMTKVGAVFLLPFPSVTFPAFLWLSPSWRRDLHMIRSFLMSKIVEAKKREVNHGALATDAESVLDMLLLPDPRDGTEQFDEKELLDELAAFLIAGSTVGKVLAWFVKYMPKDAEIQRQLHNEMRTVFDANKEDTSKYLADLNDPDKVPILEAVMAETLRCAQVTSATVRSLLNDDIIGGYHVPKGTTVIIPLWYFATQQSAWGSDSHIWRPSRWLTPDGLFC is encoded by the exons ATGATCATTCTTGCTCTAGTCCTCGGACTCAGCGC CAGCATACTAGGAGATCTTCCCGAAATCTTACGGATGATAAAGAGCGGAAAGACTCTGTCCGAGTACTATGGAACTCTCGTCGAACGGCATGGGCCTGTCATCCAG ATGTTTATTGGATGGCATATGTCTCTGGTTGTCGCTGACCGTGGAGAAGCAGAGCGTCTCATGATCAAGTTCAAAAATGTTGATTTCCCTCCGACAGTGTTTCGCAT GTTTGAGCCGCTCATCCCGCTTAGTATAATGGGCCTTCCAGGAA AGGATACATGGAAACATCATCGCCGTGTTATGGGACCTACTATGAATCGTCGATTCCTGACTCGAATGGAGCCCCATGTGCTTGAAATGGCGAGACAGCTAGTAAATCTTTGGGACCGAAAGCACCGGATTGTTGGTGACAGGGCTTTCGCCGCAGATTTAGACCTCGGTCTAGCCAGCATG AACTCCTTGG CAATTATAGGCGTTGGAGCCTCGCTTGACCCCCTCGACCGTATTCCCGCATCCACAACTTCA TCCTCCACCCCTATGTTTGATGGCATTCGTAACCTGATGACAAAAGTCGGTGCAGTGTTCTTGCTACCATTTCCTTCTGTTACATTTCCGGCCTTCCTTTGGCTTTCACCGTCATGGCGGCGAGATCTTCATATGATCCGTTCTTTCTTAATGAGCAAGATCGTCGAAGCCAAAAAGCGAGAAGTCAACCATGGGGCACTTGCCACGGACGCGGAATCCGTGCTCGACATGCTTCTCCTACCAGACCCCCGTGATGGGACCGAACAGTTCGACGAGAAAGAATTATTGGACGAGTTAGCGGCATTTCTTAT CGCTGGTTCGACTGTAGGGAAAGTTCTTGCGTGGTTCGTCAAATACATGCCCAAGGATGCGGAAATCCAACGACAGTTACACAACGAAATGCGTACAGTATTCGACGCCAACAAAGAGGATACATCCAAATATCTAGCTGATTTGAATGACCCTGATAAAGTTCCAATCCTCGAAGCTGTAATGGCTGAAACACTCCGTTGTGCTCAAGTCACAAGTGCAACAGTTCGTAGCC TATTAAACGATGATATCATTGGAGGATATCACGTACCCAAAG GCACTACCGTTATCATCCCTCTATGGTACTTCGCGACTCAGCAATCTGCATGGGGATCAGATTCCCATATATGGCGACCGAGCCGATGGCTAACACCAGACGGATTGTTCTGTTGA
- a CDS encoding CUE domain protein: protein MADTQTANTAQQSTSPPQFYTPPPPPGESPAGPIAVQPLVGPGIQPQSEPYVAHPPQSNPFANPEPQEPASKVPPATTNPFSDAAAATQPGRLEEPPQHPARPLPLGALTETPLHSEPAPILPPRNQPQPGSESRVPPPPRASFDQPIPDHPALRGQSNTQSIQRVAMTPVQPQPIPPPPQAPALDSNPETLAADPTIASLHAMFPDFDLVVLHSVLEATGGDKDQAVDSLLAMSDPDYAQSQVQNAPPAHRTEPNATLGPNTQARQPTQTELDEEFARRLMLEEEQQAYAGGWQPTNNQYNHSVPYQQYQSRRSGEYQRPPNTGGGAGAGAGAGAGFGEIAGGLQQQFRNFVGGASGRTGPTTSAQGGSGAGYQEQLNRIADTGKKTFNTIFTKVKQKMEEFDNRHPSDTQNMNQPQQSGHWSNWQGPPASTQQQQVPTYAQSPAPGQYPRPAQSPPATSQHGALNTNPYGVPQSASTNANTGANALPTSSSRWHYEPEGPETLPSVPAPTAAPPTEEPRRSVDATRLGLLPKRPVSLMDVNANTRSAQPQPQVQPQTQPAAHAHDSDNDSLEYVDRPMPGSMARP, encoded by the exons ATGGCAGATACGCAAACAGCGAATACAGCCCAACAGTCAACCTCTCCTCCCCAGTTCTATACgccacccccaccccctGGGGAATCACCAGCAGGCCCCATAGCCGTTCAGCCCCTCGTGGGGCCTGGGATTCAACCACAGAGCGAGCCTTACGTGGCCCATCCTCCTCAAAGCAATCCCTTTGCGAATCCTGAACCTCAGGAGCCAGCCTCGAAGGTACCACCGGCAACTACAAACCCCTTTAGCGATGCCGCAGCAGCTACACAGCCTGGCAGATTGGAGGAACCACCGCAGCATCCCGCAAGACCTCTACCTCTTGGCGCCCTGACCGAGACTCCTCTACACAGCGAACCGGCTCCTATATTACCTCCACGAAATCAGCCCCAGCCCGGCTCAGAATCTCGAGTTCCTCCACCACCTCGAGCTTCGTTCGACCAACCAATTCCTGACCATCCCGCATTACGTGGACAATCTAACACGCAGTCTATTCAACGCGTTGCGATGACGCCTGTACAACCACAGCCAATTCCACCTCCACCGCAGGCACCGGCTCTGGATTCTAACCCCGAAACACTGGCAGCCGACCCCACTATAGCCTCCTTGCACGCGATGTTCCCCGATTTCGACTTGGTTGTGCTCCATTCGGTGCTCGAGGCGACTGGAggagacaaggaccaagCTGTAGATAGTCTGCTGGCTATGAGCGACCCCGACTATGCGCAATCTCAGGTCCAGAATGCCCCGCCTGCTCACAGGACAGAGCCTAACGCCACACTTGGACCCAACACCCAAGCGCGACAACCG ACCCAAACTGAATTAGATGAAGAATTTGCGCGTCGACTGATGCTTGAAGAAGAGCAGCAAGCCTACGCAGGAGGATGGCAGCCTACAAATAATCAATATAACCATTCGGTTCCGTATCAACAATATCAGTCCAGGCGGAGTGGAGAGTACCAGCGCCCGCCGAATACTGGAGGAGGCGCAGGCGCAGGCGCAGGCGCAGGCGCAGGATTTGGAGAAATAGCAGGTGGTTTACAACAGCAGTTTAGAAATTTTGTTGGCGGAGCTTCAGGCCGGACTGGGCCTACTACCTCTGCACAAGGCGGAAGCGGAGCTGGGTATCAAGAGCAATTGAACAGGATTGCCGATA CCGGTAAGAAGACTTTCAATACCATCTTCACCAAGGTCAAACAAAAGATGGAAGAATTCGACAATCGACATCC GTCCGATACCCAGAACATGAATCAACCCCAACAGTCCGGTCATTGGAGCAACTGGCAGGGGCCTCCTGCATCGACCCAGCAACAACAAGTCCCAACTTACGCACAATCACCCGCCCCTGGACAATACCCGCGTCCAGCTCAATCGCCCCCCGCAACGTCGCAGCACGGTGCACTGAACACTAATCCTTATGGTGTTCCGCAATCCGCTTCGACTAACGCCAACACCGGGGCCAATGCTCTGCCCACGAGTAGTAGCAGATGGCATTACGAGCCCGAGGGGCCCGAAACCTTACCAAGCGTGCCAGCTCCGACCGCCGCTCCACCTACCGAAGAACCAAGGAGGAGTGTTGATGCGA CGCGTCTCGGCCTACTTCCGAAGCGTCCAGTTTCGCTGATGGACGTCAACGCGAATACCCGATCGGCCCAGCCCCAACCCCAGGTTCAACCCCAAACTCAACCGGCAGCGCATGCGCATGATAGCGATAATGACT CACTGGAATACGTTGATCGGCCCATGCCTGGGTCGATGGCTCGGCCTTGA
- a CDS encoding copper/zinc superoxide dismutase domain-containing protein, with amino-acid sequence MLFSAALALSMFACSVARPQFEERRSYGNRSPKLYARAEVQGKKLGISAHFEFVGTTDGEPTFVKLQVLKGLTNDPTLGGPFAYHIHTNPIPPDGDCTKALAHHDPLNVTEGLICDPAFPQYCQTGDLSGKHGKLNGTTDGKIATFGYSDAYVRFFPETHSLLGRSIVIHSSNKTRLACGNITSFLDGTADVSFRPTYRRSKYVKDYPTTAPIQPSPPVIPFNGTVMTDPAIIATFPYPLPVPALSLAEALNVKLVDITHSVKFANVEQSITQPSEKKVDGRGPFSGWWDTVW; translated from the exons ATGCTCTTTTCTGCCGCATTGGCTCTGTCTATGTTCGCGTGTTCCGTTGCCAGACCACAGTTTGAG GAACGCCGGTCGTATGGTAATCGCAGCCCTAAGCTCTACGCCCGAGCCGAAGTACAAGGCAAA AAATTAGGTATCAGCGCACATTTTGAGTTTGTCGGTACCACAGATGGGGAGCCGACCTTCGTAAAGCTCCAGGTTCTTAAGGGCCTGACCAATGATCCGACTCTTGGGGGTCCATTTGCCTACCATATACACACCAATCCCATTCCTCCTGACGGCGATTGTACCAAG GCGCTTGCGCACCATGATCCCCTTAATGTCACTGAGGGTCTCATCTGTGACCCAGCGTTCCCACAGTACTGTCAGACTGGAGATCTCTC AGGCAAACATGGCAAGTTGAATGGCACAACCGACGGTAAAATCGCAACTTTCGGGTATAGCGATGCCTATGTTCGGTTTTTCCCAGAGACACACTCGCTCTTAGGACGTTCGATCGTTATTCATTCTTCAAATAAGACGAGGCTCGCATGCGGTAACATTACGAGTTTTCTAGATGGTACCGCGGATGTGTCTTTCAGGCCTACCTACAGACGCTCGAAATACGTCAAAGATTATCCCACTACTGCACCAATTCAGCCATCACCACCAGTGATTCCATTTAACGGGACAGTCATGACCG ACCCGGCCATCATCGCAACATTCCCATATCCACTACCAGTTCCTGCTCTTTCCCTTGCTGAGGCACTGAACGTCAAGCTCGTGGATATCACTCATTCCGTGAAGTTTGCGAACGTTGAGCAAAGTATTACCCAACCAAGTGAGAAGAAG GTCGACGGAAGAGGCCCCTTTTCCGGTTGGTGGGATACGGTTTGGTAG